The following are from one region of the Candidatus Binataceae bacterium genome:
- the ssb gene encoding single-stranded DNA-binding protein translates to MDECVVCGRKVPRTENYIRCYLWGAFATFHVWRCFATYLRSESEREVAESFTDQEGNKQERTEWHSIVAFVPLGEICAEHLKKGRQVFVEGRLRIGRRADSV, encoded by the coding sequence ATGGATGAATGCGTAGTCTGTGGGCGTAAGGTGCCGCGCACCGAAAATTACATCCGGTGCTATCTCTGGGGCGCGTTTGCCACGTTCCATGTATGGCGCTGCTTTGCGACGTACTTGCGCAGCGAAAGTGAGCGCGAGGTGGCAGAATCGTTCACCGACCAGGAAGGAAATAAACAAGAACGCACCGAGTGGCACTCGATTGTCGCCTTCGTCCCGCTCGGCGAAATCTGCGCCGAGCATCTCAAGAAGGGCCGCCAAGTCTTCGTCGAAGGCCGTCTCCGCATAGGACGAAGGGCTGACTCCGTATAG
- a CDS encoding GNAT family N-acetyltransferase has protein sequence MSARAETAPGSAHALDLTGLQSPDICFWTIWDGEKLLGIGALKRLSAEHGEVKSMHTAEPMRGKGVGSAMLRHIISSARASGMSRLSLETGSWEYFQPARALYERHGFMECPPFADYLPDPNSIFMSLDLTLRSAEPG, from the coding sequence ATGAGCGCTCGGGCGGAAACCGCGCCGGGCAGCGCTCACGCCTTGGACCTCACCGGACTGCAATCGCCCGATATTTGTTTTTGGACAATCTGGGACGGGGAAAAACTTTTGGGCATCGGCGCGCTGAAGCGGCTCTCGGCCGAGCATGGCGAAGTCAAATCGATGCATACTGCCGAGCCGATGCGTGGAAAGGGTGTGGGAAGCGCGATGCTACGCCACATCATCTCGAGCGCACGCGCGAGCGGCATGTCGCGCCTCAGCCTCGAGACCGGCTCGTGGGAGTATTTTCAGCCTGCCCGCGCGCTCTACGAACGTCATGGCTTCATGGAGTGCCCGCCGTTCGCCGACTATCTGCCCGACCCGAACAGTATTTTCATGTCGCTCGACCTGACCCTGCGCAGCGCGGAGCCGGGCTGA